Proteins encoded together in one Streptomyces umbrinus window:
- a CDS encoding TetR/AcrR family transcriptional regulator — MVRYAKEHKQVTRQRIIEKAGHRFKQDGIDGSGISTLMSDAGLTNGAFYAHFASKDDLVAHVVAEELRTQIASYGTLRPGRPGLEDFVREYLSPEHRDHPGLGCPSAALLDEIGRCGDETKQAYTDGARDIVEEIAARLTPENPRSARGRAIGLFTMMVGTLQLSRALSDRKFSDEVLEQGIENALAFMR, encoded by the coding sequence GTGGTGCGCTACGCCAAGGAGCACAAGCAGGTGACGCGGCAGCGCATCATCGAGAAGGCCGGCCATCGGTTCAAGCAGGACGGCATCGACGGCTCGGGCATCTCCACACTGATGTCGGATGCCGGGCTCACGAACGGAGCCTTCTACGCCCACTTCGCGTCCAAGGACGACCTCGTCGCCCATGTCGTGGCCGAGGAACTGCGCACGCAGATCGCGAGCTACGGCACGCTGCGGCCCGGCCGTCCGGGGCTCGAGGACTTCGTTCGCGAATACCTCTCGCCCGAGCACCGGGACCACCCCGGCCTCGGGTGCCCCTCCGCCGCCCTGCTCGACGAGATCGGCCGCTGCGGGGACGAGACCAAGCAGGCCTACACCGACGGCGCGCGGGACATCGTGGAGGAGATCGCCGCCCGTCTGACACCCGAGAACCCGCGGTCCGCCCGCGGCAGGGCCATCGGGCTCTTCACCATGATGGTGGGGACGTTGCAGCTGTCCCGCGCCCTGTCCGACCGGAAGTTCTCCGACGAGGTCCTTGAGCAGGGAATCGAGAACGCCCTCGCGTTCATGCGCTGA
- a CDS encoding alpha/beta fold hydrolase codes for MNDAQDVRGHEVTSYKDAPTRTVTAGGVTFAYRELGPRSGVPVVFLTHLAAVLDNWDPRVVDGIAAKRRVVTFDNRGVGASSGSTPRTIQAMAKDAVTFIRALGFDHVDLHGFSMGGMIAQVIAQTDPDLVRKLILTGTGPAGGEGIKNVTRLSHLDTVRGLFTLQDPKQFLFFTRTAGGRRAGKEFLARLKERTQDRDKAISPISYSNQLKAIHRWGLERPQDLSAIRQPVLVANGESDRMVPSQNSYDLARRVPDGELVIYPDAGHGGIFQFHREFVATAVEFLER; via the coding sequence ATGAACGACGCACAGGATGTACGAGGTCATGAGGTGACGTCGTACAAGGACGCACCGACCCGCACCGTCACCGCCGGGGGAGTGACCTTCGCCTATCGCGAGCTCGGTCCCAGGTCCGGTGTCCCGGTTGTCTTTCTCACCCACCTCGCCGCGGTCCTCGACAACTGGGACCCCCGGGTCGTCGACGGCATCGCGGCCAAGCGGAGGGTCGTCACGTTCGACAACAGAGGTGTCGGCGCTTCCAGCGGTTCGACACCCCGCACCATCCAGGCGATGGCGAAGGACGCCGTCACCTTTATCCGGGCGCTCGGGTTCGACCACGTCGACCTTCATGGCTTCTCGATGGGCGGCATGATCGCCCAGGTGATCGCGCAGACCGATCCGGACCTCGTCCGCAAGCTCATCCTCACGGGTACCGGTCCCGCCGGGGGCGAGGGCATCAAGAACGTGACCCGGCTGTCCCATCTCGACACCGTCCGAGGGCTGTTCACCCTTCAGGATCCGAAGCAGTTTCTCTTCTTCACGCGCACCGCGGGCGGGCGCCGGGCCGGGAAGGAGTTCCTGGCCCGCCTCAAGGAGCGCACCCAGGACCGGGACAAGGCGATCTCCCCGATTTCGTACAGCAACCAGCTCAAGGCCATTCACCGCTGGGGGCTGGAGCGGCCCCAGGATCTCTCCGCCATCCGGCAGCCTGTGCTCGTCGCGAACGGCGAGAGCGACAGGATGGTTCCGTCGCAGAACTCGTACGATCTGGCGCGGCGGGTGCCGGACGGCGAGCTGGTGATCTACCCCGACGCCGGCCATGGCGGAATCTTCCAGTTTCACCGGGAGTTCGTGGCCACGGCTGTCGAGTTCCTCGAACGGTAG
- a CDS encoding oxidoreductase, with protein MTTTRPVALVTGASSGIGRAAALALVEAGFEVVGTGRKTSEATPLDGVTLLDLDVTGDASVTALVKEVTDRFGRIDVLVNNAGIGSTGAAEESSLAQDQRVFDINVFGLIRMTKAVLPHMRARGSGRIINTSSIYGFIPQPYMAVYVASKHAVEGYSESLDHEVREHGVRILLVEPGATNTAFEGNIVQPDTPLPVYAEQRRIADRLVAEAVRGGDAPAVVAKAIVAAATDPTPKLRYTAGPLAGRLSVLRRIVPTRIFDRQIRRFNKLAG; from the coding sequence ATGACGACAACACGGCCGGTAGCACTCGTGACAGGTGCGTCCTCCGGCATCGGAAGAGCAGCCGCCCTCGCGCTCGTCGAAGCGGGCTTCGAGGTGGTCGGAACCGGCCGGAAGACCTCGGAGGCCACCCCGCTCGACGGCGTGACCCTCCTCGACCTCGACGTGACCGGCGACGCGTCCGTCACCGCCCTGGTCAAGGAGGTCACCGACCGGTTCGGCCGGATCGACGTCCTGGTCAACAACGCAGGCATCGGCTCGACAGGCGCCGCCGAGGAAAGCTCCCTGGCGCAGGACCAGCGCGTCTTCGACATCAACGTGTTCGGCCTCATCCGCATGACGAAGGCCGTCCTGCCGCACATGCGCGCCCGGGGCAGCGGACGCATCATCAACACGTCGTCGATCTACGGTTTCATCCCCCAGCCCTACATGGCCGTGTACGTCGCGTCCAAGCACGCGGTCGAGGGCTACTCCGAATCCCTGGACCACGAGGTCCGCGAGCACGGCGTCCGGATCCTTCTCGTCGAGCCCGGCGCGACCAACACCGCGTTCGAAGGGAACATCGTGCAGCCCGATACGCCGCTGCCGGTCTACGCGGAGCAGCGGCGTATCGCCGACCGGCTGGTCGCGGAGGCGGTCAGGGGCGGCGACGCCCCCGCCGTCGTCGCCAAGGCGATCGTCGCGGCCGCCACCGACCCGACGCCGAAGCTGCGCTACACCGCCGGCCCGCTGGCCGGACGCCTCAGCGTGCTGCGCCGCATCGTTCCCACCCGGATTTTCGACAGGCAGATCCGCAGGTTCAACAAGCTGGCCGGCTGA